The Polaribacter sp. KT25b genome contains the following window.
ATTAAAATAACTAAAAGGATAAGCAACAAACATAAACAGTCCATTAAGAATGGCTGTAATGCCTAAAAAGCGATAAATTATTTTTAGATTTAGCGATCCCATTTTAATTAAAAAAACGCTCTACGGTTGATATTGCTTCGGGTAAACAGAAAACAATTACTTTATCTCCTGTTTGTATTTGCATATTTCCAAAAGACATTAAAGCTTTTCCTTCTCTAATAACTCCACCAAAAACAGCTTCTCTAGGAAATCGTAAATCTTTAATAGGTTCTTTTGTAACTTTTGAATTTATTTTTACTTCAAATTCAAAAACTTCAGCGTCAATATTATGTAAATTGGCTAATTCTAAGATTTCACCTTTTCTAATATGTTTAAAAATATTACTTGCTGCAATTAGTTTTTTGTTGATAAGGGATTGTATACCAATTGTTTGAGAAATATCGATATAATCCATGTTTTCTACCAAAGCAATTGTTTTTTTAACGCCTTTAGATTTTGCAACTAAACAAGACATAATATTGGTCTCAGAGTTAGCGGTAACAGCAATAAAAGCATCAGTTTCTCTAATGTTTTCTTCTTCTAATAATTCTAAATCTCTTCCGTCACCATTAATAACTAAGGTATGGGTTAAAGTTTCTGCTAGTACTTCTGCTTTTTCTTTATTCTTTTCAATCAGTTTAACTCTAAAGTTGTCTTCACAAAGATTTCTTGCTGTTTTTTCGCCAATGCTACTTCCTCCAAGAATCATTACATTTTTAATGTTAAATTGTTTCTTTCCAAGAAGTGGATACAAGTCTTTCATGCTGTAATTTGGTACAGAAAAATAGACCTGATCATCTAGTTTATATGTTGTATCTCCTCTTGGAATAATAGTTTGAGAAACATTTTCTCTTTTTATTGCAATGGTTATAAAATCTACATTAGAAAACTTTTCTTTTGCTTCTTTTACAGTAAGATCTATTAAAGGCGAATTATAAGTTAATGCTGTTCCTAATACATTAAATAAACCACTTTCAAAGGCAACAGTGTCATTAAATGAAGATTGATTTAGCAGCATTTTAATTTCATTTGCGGCTAATTCTTGTGGCGAAATCATAAAATCTACACCAAATTTTGTAAAATCTACTTCACATTCATTTAAAAATTCAGGGTTATCAATTCTAGCAATTGTTTTTTTTGCGCCTAAAGATTTTCCAATAACAGAAATTGTAAAATTAGTATTTTGACTTTCTGTAACAGCAATTAATAAATCAGCAGAATCAATACCAATTTCTTTTAAAAGTTTGATAGAAGTTGCATCACCTTTTTGGGTAATTACATCTAAATGATTGTTGATATAGTTTAACCTATCTCCATCAAAATCGATGATGTAAGTGTCTTGAGATTCGTAAGAAAGTAGCTTTGCTAAATGAAAGCCAACATCTCCTGCACCTGCAATAATAATTTTCATGTTTCAAATATAGAAATAGTTGCAAATATATAAAGAGTTTTGTTGGAAACGTAAATAAATAAATATTTTCAGTTTTTACGAAAGATTTATAAAGTAATTTTACTTCTTTTTTTATAAAAAACTGATAAATATCGTCTTTTTTAGAGCATAGAAACTTTATTTTTACAAATTGATACTAAAAACTCATTTCTTGAAATTAAAATACGTTAACTCCCCGGTCTTTTTAAAAGTTTGTAACTTTTTGGTTCTTTTTTTACTCTTTGCTTCTTTTTTTTCGTGTGATAAAAAGCCTGAATATAAAGAAATTGAAACAAGTAAAAGTGTTTTTTTATCAGGAGAATTAATTCCTGATAGTCATTTTCTTGGTGATAAAAAATGTAAAGAATGTCATCAAAATGAATTTAAAAAATGGGAAGGTTCTCATCATGATAAAGCAATGCAAATTGCCGATAGTGTTACTGTTTTAGCAGATTTTAACAATCATACATTTACGAGTCAAGGTGTAACTTCAAACTTCTTTAAAAAAGGAGAAGATTTTTATGTAAACACAGATGGCCCTGATGGCAAAAATCACGATTATAAAATTGTCTATACTTTTGGGATAACGCCTTTGCAACAATACATTGTTCAATTTCCTGATGGACATTACCAATGTTTACGAACTGCTTGGGATTCTGTTAAAAATAAATGGTTTGATTTATATCCAGATTTTAAAGTAGTGCATTCAGAATGGTTGCATTGGTCAAGAGGAGGTTTAAATTGGAATAATATGTGCTCTGATTGCCATTCTACCAATGTTCGTAAAAATTATGAGCAAGAAACACATAGTTATAATACAAAATTTGCACTTATAAATGTAAGTTGTGAAGCTTGTCATGGACCAGGAAAAGAACATGTTACAGCTGAAGAAAATTTGGGCGAAAAATATGTTGCCAATGGTAGTTTTCAAATGACAAGTGATACAGCACCAAAAGAATTGGTAGATGAATGTGCACGTTGCCACATGAGAAGAGAACAGTTTTCTGAAGCTTTTAATTTTGAAGGTACAATGTTAGATCATTATTATCCGCAGTTATTAGAAGAAAGATTGTATCAAGCAGATGGGCAAATTTTAGATGAAGATTATGTGTATGGTTCGTTTGTGCAAAGTAAAATGTATCAAAATAATGTAACTTGTACCAATTGTCATGATGCACATTCTTTAAAATTAAAGTTTGATGGAAATAAACTTTGCGCACAATGTCATGTTGCAGAAAATTATGATACTCCTAAACATCATTTTCATCCGCAAAATACAGAATCTTCTAAATGTATAAATTGTCATATGCCTGGTAGATATTATATGGGAAATGATTTTAGAAGAGATCATAGTTTTAGAGTGCCAAGACCAGATTTAAGTGTAAAATACGGAACTCCGAATGCATGTACAGGTTGTCATAAAGATAAAGACGATGTTTGGGCGGCTAAAAATTTCACAAAACTATTTGGCGAAGTAGATTCTGTTCATTTTTCTGATAAGTTAGCACCAGGAATTACCATGCAACCTGGCGCTCATGAAGGTTTAATTGATTTAATGCACGATAAACAGCAACCAGAAATTGTAAGAGCATCCGCAACAAAAGCATTATCAAATTATAATATTCCGAGTTCGATACAGGAATATTTAAACCTTTTAAAAGATGAATCTGCTTTGGTAAGAGGAGCAAGTGTAGATGTTTTAAGCACTATTAACACTAAAGATTATACTTCTTATTTTTTACCATTATTAAATGATCCGAAGAGAACTATTAGAATAAAAGCATTTTTTGGTTTAGCGGTTATGGATGAATCAGAAATACCAGAATTTTATAAAGAAAGCTATCAGAAAGTAAAAAAAGAGTTTTTTACAAATTTAAAAACTAATGCAGATTTTGTAGGTTCAAGAATTAAAAAAGGAGATTATTATAATAAAAAAGGAAATATAGTTGAGGCAATTAAAAATTATGAAAATGCCTTAGCAATTGATAATATTAACAATCAAATTAGAATAAATTTAGCCACATTATATTACAATAATAAGCAGTATGAAAAAGCAGAAAAAGCTTTTAAAACTGTAATTGAGCAAGAGCCAGAATATGGGCCAGTTTATTATTCTCTAGCTTTAATGTATGGAGAATTAAATAGAGTAGATGATGCAATTGCTCAATTAAAAACAGCAATTAAAGTAATGCCAGATAATATTCGTTTTTATTATAATTTAGGTTTATTATATGATAAAAACCAAGATTTAAAAAATGCAGAAAAAACAATTGTTGCTGGTCTAAAAATAGATCCAAATAACGAAAGTTTATTATATGCTTTAGCATATATTTATTCTAAATCTAGTCAAAAAGAAAAAGCTAAAAATATTGTTTTAAGATTAATTCAATTATATCCAAATAACCAACAATATAGAAGTTTTTTAAATTCGCTTTAGGTTTTTTTAGAGAATAAATTCTTTTCAGAATATACGCTTAAAATTAGGTTTTTACTTTTAGCTGTCTCATAGTAGTGTCATGGAATGTCATGCAGATAGAAGCCTTAAATTGATAAAATTCATTTTCGTATTTTTATCAAAAATTGTTACATGGAAAAATTAACCATTAAATCTTGGGCTTTAGACGACAGACCTCGAGAAAAATTAATTGCAAAAGGAAAAAACGCTTTGTCTGATGCAGAATTAATTGCAATTCTTATTGGTTCTGGAAACAGAAAAGAAAGCGCTGTAGCATTATCAAAAAGAATATTACAAGCTGCGGATAGTAATATTAATGCACTTGCAAAATTATCTGTAGAAAAATTAATGACGTTTAACGGTATTGGAGAAGCCAAAGCAATTACCATAATAACTGCATTAGAATTAGGTAAAAGGCGTCAGCTAGAAATAGCTTTAGAAAAACTGAAAATTACCTGTAGTAAAGACGGTTTTAATATTATGCAACCCATTATTGGTGATTTAGAACACGAAGAGTTTTGGGTACTTTTCTTAAATAATTCTAATAAAGTATTAGCAAAAAATCAAATAAGTAAAGGCGGTTTAACAGCTACAATTGTAGATGTACGATTGTTGTTTAAACAAGCTTTAGAACTAACTTCTGTTGCTATGATTGTGTGTCATAATCATCCATCAGGAAAATTACAACCAAGTACTGCTGATAAACAATTAACGCAAAAAATAAAACAAGCAGGCACAACTTTAGATATAAAATTGTTAGATCATTTAATAATTACCGAAAAAGCGTATTTTAGCTTTGCTGATGAAGGTTTGTTGTAAGTTTTATACTTTTAGTAATGCATAAACTTTGAATCTTTGTTACTTTGCAGCTTAGGAACTATAGAAAAAAATGATACTAGTTTATACACATAAATTAACACCAAGAGTACGTTATATTTTTAAACATATTATAACAAGAACATTATTAATTCCTGTTAGTTTTACTACAAGAATAGAAGAATTTGTAGCGCATAGTGGTCCAAAATTAACCTATACAAAAGCACCTTTAGGAAACGAATTTTTTATAAAAAGTAACGATTTATTATTTGAGCAAGGTGTAAACGATTTAGAAATAAGTGTTCAAAAATGGGATGATGTTCCTTGTTTTTTTACAACCAATAAAAAAGCCCTAATTCCTTTTGATATTTTTGCTGCAAGTTTCTATTTAATTACTAGATACGAAGAATATTTACCACATGTAAAAGACATTCACGGTCGTTTTACGGCAGAACAAAGTTTGGCTTTTAAACATCAATTTTTAGAAAAACCAATTGTAGATATTTGGGCATATAAATTTTTAAATATTTTAAAAGAAAGATTTCCAGATTATACATACACGCAAAGAGCTTACAATTACATTTCTACAATAGATATAGACAATGCATTTGCCTACAAACATAAAAGTTTAATAAGAACTGTTGGTGGTTTTTTTAATGATTTGTTTAAATTTAAATTGTTAGAAGTTTGGAATCGATTTACGGTTGTTTGGGGTTTAAAAAAAGATCCTTTTGATACTTTTGATAAAATATTAAGGTTAAGAAAAGAATACAATGTTAAAACTATTTTCTTCTTTTTAATTGGCGATTATTCTACTTTTGACACTAATGTTTCTGCTTCAAAAATGAAATATAAACTGCTCATAAAAGAAATGGTAGATTATGCTCGTGTTGGTTTACATCCATCTTATTTTACTATGCAAAATGCCGTGCTTTTAAAGAAAGAAAAAGAACGTTTAGAGGCAATTACAAATATGCCAGTTAGCAGATCTAGACAGCATTATTTACGTTTTTCTTTACCAGAAACTTATCAGAATTTAATAGATTTAGAAATTGAAGAAGATTATTCTATGGGGTATGCAAGCAATGTTGGTTTTAGAGCAAGCACGTGTACACCTTTTTATTTTTATGATTTAGATTTCGAAATTCAAACTCCTTTAAAAGTATTTCCTTTTGCTTTGATGGATACTACTTTAAACGATTATATGAAATTAACACCTAAGCAATCTTTAGGTAGAATTAGAGATTTAAAAAACGAAGTAAAAGCTGTAAATGGTACTTTTATAACGCTGTTTCATAACGAGAATTTAAGCGATTATTTACGTTGGAAAGGCTGGAAACGTTTGTATGAATCGATGTTAAAAATTGCGACTTCTTAGAATGATAAATTATATAAAAAGAAAAGATTTAGACATTGCTAAATTTGATACTTGTATAGAAAATTCCGTTCAATCTAGAATATCTGCATTTTCTTGGTATTTAGATATTGTCGCAGATAATTGGGACGTTTTAGTTTTAGACGATTACAAAGCTGTTATGCCAGTAACTTGGCGTAAAAAAGTAGGAATTAAATATGTGTATCCGCCTCTTTGGTTGTTAGAATTAGGTGTTTTTTCTTTGGATGAAAGCCTAGATATTCAACCATTTTTAGCAATTTTATATAGTAAATTTAAGTTTGTAGAACTTCGATTAAATACTACGAATCAGTTTTTAAATTCGGATTGTTTATTGCCTAAACAGTTTCAATATTTAGATTTAAAAATTGGCTATGAAGCTATTTTAAAAGGCTATAATAGAAATAGAAAAAGAGAAATTGTAAAAGCAAACAAACATCATTTAATAGAAAACTGGACAGATAATCCAGAGAAATTAATTGCTATTTTTAAAGAAAATATTGCAGAACGTGTAAAAGGGATTTCTGATAAAGATTATACTAATTTACTAAATTTGATGAATCTTTCTATTGAAAAAGGAGTAGGAGAGTTGCTAACTATTTATGATGAAAATAATAAATTATTAGCTGCGGCTTTTTTCTTGAAACATAAAAATAAAGTAACACAACTGGTTTGTGCATCAGATATTTCTAATAGAAAAAATGGCGTACATACTTTTTTTAATGATCGCGCCATTTTTAAATATCAATCACATTTTGATATCTATAATTTTGGAGGTTCATCAATGGAAAATATTGCGAATTATTATTTGAGTTTTGGTTCGAAAACAGAAAAATATCAGCAAATAAAATATAATAATTTACCTTTTTTTATAAAGTTGTTGAAGCCTTAGAATTTAGAAATTCATCAAACTTTTTTGGTAGTTTTTTATTGAAAATAATTGCTGATAAATCTTCTGTATAAGATTCTTTCTGCTTTATAACTTTACACGGATTGCCAACAGCAATAGAATTACTAGGAATATCTTTATTTACCAAAGAATTTGCGCCAATGATAACATTATCACCAATAGAAACTTCTGGTAAAACGGTGCTATTTGCACCAATCCAAACATTATTGCCAATTGTAATTGGTTTTCCTTTTGTGTGTTCTCTTAAATTATCGCTTTTATGATTGGATGAAATTATAGAAACACCAGGTCCTAATTCAATATTTGAGCCAAAAATAATTCCGTTATTTGCTTGAATATAATTGTTGTAATTATCTCCTGGATCGCACAAAATTCCTTTTTGAATATTTTCTGGCGCTAACACTTTTGATGTAAAATGAACTGGCCATTTTACTTTTGGATTTAATCTAAATAATTTTTGCGGAATTAAATAATGGAAAAATAAAATATAATAACGCTGATAACTATATTTTGGTCTGTAATATTTTGGGTACAACCAATTTATAATCCATCCGAAAAAGAGAAAATCTATTTTTTTAAACATTTATTTTATCTTGTTTTTAGAGAAATACAAATACCATTGTGTAATAATTTCATTATATTCTTTTGATGATTTTTCTACTTTTAACTTGTTTAAATTAAGTGATTTTAGCATTTTATCTGTTAAAGGCTTGTAATTTACCCAATCGTTTTTTTCTAGAAATTGCTGTTTTATAAAAGTAGGTAAAAATGGTTTTATTTTGTTCTTTACTTTTTGAATATTAATATTTTTTTCTGATGGTTGTAATTCACTTTCAAAATAAACATTATATTTTTTAAAATATTCATTGATTAAAATAGCATCAAAAAATGTTTTCATCAGTTTATTTTTTACAGGTACTTTTTTAAAGAAATCTAACAATTCTTTATCCCAGAAAGGAAATCGATGCTCAAATCCAAAATAAGTATAAAAATTGGCTGAATTAAAAATATATTTTGCAATTTTTTCTTTAAGGTCAAAATCTTCAAAAACAGAAGAAGGAATTTTCTCTACATAATTATCATCAATATGAGTTAACTGCTTTTTAACTTGTCTTTTAAAAATTTTCTTGTTTGATGCTGATAAAGGGTAATTTGTAAATTTCTGTTCAATTATTAAGTCAGCAATGTCGGTATGGTTTAAATTTTCTGGAATTACTTTTAAAAACTGACTGCCTCCTAATAAATCGCCTGCATAACCAGGAATAAATATGGAGTCTTCTGCAATTAAATTATTTTCCTTTAAATAATTAACGGCAAAATACTCTTGTAAATTTGGCATGGAAGAAAGTTTTCCTGCAAAATGCGCATATTCTTTAAATGCTGATGTTTCTAAAAATCCATCAATGATTTGAGAATTGTATTCAATAAAAATCCATTTAAAATTTAAAGCTTCTGCAGTATTTTTAGAATTTTCAATTTCAAAACTATCTTTTCTACCATACGTATAACAAAATACATTTTTATAATTGTATTTTTTTAGCATTACAGCAATAAATCGAGAATCAAAACCACCGCTTAAAGGAATAACAACGGTTCTATTATTTAAGGAGTTTATAAACCTTTTAATTGTATTTTCGAAAGCATCAATTGCTTTCTTTTTTAAAGTAGTATAAGGATCTGAACTTTCTTTTTTTATGGCATACGAATAGAAAAAATTACTTTCAATTATTTCATCATTTTTGATGATTAGATATTCACTAGCTTGTACTTGAAAAACATTTGTTAATAACGTTTTTTTTCCGTGTGTATGATTGCATGCTTTGAACTCAATTTCTGATAATGCATCAAAAGTATCAAGATTAAAAGTATCTTTTAGATAAAAAATGTCATCACTTAAAAATAGTTTATTGTTTTGAAAAGTATAAAAAATCGGGAAAGATCTTGTAATATCAGAAGCAATAAAAACCTTATTTTTATCAGAAAAAAGTAAGGTAAAAACACCATTTATATTCTTTAAAAGTTCCTTAAAATCAGATGTGGTTCTTACTGATGACAGGTAGTTTACAGCATTTTCTTTTTCATAAAAAATAGCATTTATATAAAAATAACCTTTAAAAAAAAGGGAATCATTTTTATACCATTTAAAGCCTTTGTTATGTTTTAAAGTTATGTTCATATTAGCTGTATGCAATTTTCTTTTCTTTGGATGTTTTTAAAAGATAGATAAATATAAGAATATTAAAAAGCATTCCTACTCCAGAAAAAAGTATTAAAGAAATAACAATGTTGTCGTAAAAATAGTATCCTAAAAATAACGCCAAAAATCTAAATATCAGTAAAAAAGAATCATAAATAACCATCGTTTTTTGTTTGTTTAAAATCAGAATTAATGGCGTTATTGGATTGCTTAAAAAAGCAAAGAATAACCACGGAATTATAATTCTTGAGTACAAACCAACGTCTGCCCAATTTTCTCCAAAAATAATATCTAAGAAAAAAGAAATTACAAATAAAGGAATAAAAAGAAAGGAGCTAATAAATAATAAATGCTTGGCTGTTTTTATAACTAAATCATGTAAATCGCCTTTCTCATTATATATTTTACTTGCTTTATTAAAGAAAACCTGATTTATAGATTGTTGAAAAATACCAACAGGTGCTCTCATAAATTTAATTGCCAAACCATAAATTCCTGAGCTTGCCAAACCAAAATATTTAGTAATTAAAAGTACTGGTAATTCGTTGGAAAGATTATTTGTTAAGTTTATAATGGTGTTAAAAACAGGAATATCTTTATATCTTTTTGCTAAAAAAAACATCCTTTTTAAAGATAAATTTTTAATAAGTTTTTGCATTGTTTTAGCAGAGGCTTTTATTAAAAAAAGGAGCTGCATACATTGTCCTAAAAGCATTCCTGGAATTAATCCCAAAGAATTAAAAGAGCTAAAACCCGTTGCTAATTGAGCAGAACTCATAGTAGCAGATTTTGCTAATAATCCTTTAGAAATGTTTTTAAACATACTTGTTCTGTTGTTCCAATAATCAAAAATTGAAACGCTTGCAAAAAGAAAAACACTTAGCGGTAATAAATAAATGAAATTTGCGAGTTTCGTAATATTAAAGAAATTAGCAATACTCTCATTAAAAAAGAAGATTATAATCAGTAATAAAAGACAATAGATTGCTAAGATTATAAAAGAAAAAGCGGCTAAATTGATTGCATCTTTATCTCTTTTTGGTAAAACTATAGCAAATTCATATTGTAAAGTTGCCAAAGGTTTTAAAATTAAAGTTGCTGATGAAAATAAGGTGTAAATACCAAAAAGTTCTGTAGAAAAAAGGCGTGTAAGTATTAAAATTGAAGCATAAATAACAACTTGACTTAAAGCAGAACCCGTTATTAATGTTAAAACATTTTTAACAAACTCTTTTTTTAAAAAAGAAAATAGTTGCATATTACTGGCCTAATTACTGTCCTCAAATATAATGGAAATGAAACAGATTCAGCATGTCTTTTTTGATTTAGATCATACTTTATGGGATTTTGAAAAAAATTCTGATCTAACTTTTAGAAAAGTCTTCGATAAACAAAATATTACTTTAGATTTAAATTCTTTTTTAGAAGTTTATAAACCCTTAAATCTTGAATATTGGAAATTATATAGAGAAGAAAAAGTAACAAAAGAAGAATTAAGATACGGAAGGTTAAAAAAGACTTTTGACGCTGTAAGTTATAGTATTTCAGACGCTTTAATTGATGTAATTGCCATTGAATACATCGAGTTTTTACCAGATTTCAATCATTTATTTGAGCATACTTTCGAAATTTTAGATTATTTAAAAG
Protein-coding sequences here:
- the radC gene encoding DNA repair protein RadC, which gives rise to MEKLTIKSWALDDRPREKLIAKGKNALSDAELIAILIGSGNRKESAVALSKRILQAADSNINALAKLSVEKLMTFNGIGEAKAITIITALELGKRRQLEIALEKLKITCSKDGFNIMQPIIGDLEHEEFWVLFLNNSNKVLAKNQISKGGLTATIVDVRLLFKQALELTSVAMIVCHNHPSGKLQPSTADKQLTQKIKQAGTTLDIKLLDHLIITEKAYFSFADEGLL
- the trkA gene encoding Trk system potassium transporter TrkA, with product MKIIIAGAGDVGFHLAKLLSYESQDTYIIDFDGDRLNYINNHLDVITQKGDATSIKLLKEIGIDSADLLIAVTESQNTNFTISVIGKSLGAKKTIARIDNPEFLNECEVDFTKFGVDFMISPQELAANEIKMLLNQSSFNDTVAFESGLFNVLGTALTYNSPLIDLTVKEAKEKFSNVDFITIAIKRENVSQTIIPRGDTTYKLDDQVYFSVPNYSMKDLYPLLGKKQFNIKNVMILGGSSIGEKTARNLCEDNFRVKLIEKNKEKAEVLAETLTHTLVINGDGRDLELLEEENIRETDAFIAVTANSETNIMSCLVAKSKGVKKTIALVENMDYIDISQTIGIQSLINKKLIAASNIFKHIRKGEILELANLHNIDAEVFEFEVKINSKVTKEPIKDLRFPREAVFGGVIREGKALMSFGNMQIQTGDKVIVFCLPEAISTVERFFN
- a CDS encoding oligosaccharide flippase family protein yields the protein MQLFSFLKKEFVKNVLTLITGSALSQVVIYASILILTRLFSTELFGIYTLFSSATLILKPLATLQYEFAIVLPKRDKDAINLAAFSFIILAIYCLLLLIIIFFFNESIANFFNITKLANFIYLLPLSVFLFASVSIFDYWNNRTSMFKNISKGLLAKSATMSSAQLATGFSSFNSLGLIPGMLLGQCMQLLFLIKASAKTMQKLIKNLSLKRMFFLAKRYKDIPVFNTIINLTNNLSNELPVLLITKYFGLASSGIYGLAIKFMRAPVGIFQQSINQVFFNKASKIYNEKGDLHDLVIKTAKHLLFISSFLFIPLFVISFFLDIIFGENWADVGLYSRIIIPWLFFAFLSNPITPLILILNKQKTMVIYDSFLLIFRFLALFLGYYFYDNIVISLILFSGVGMLFNILIFIYLLKTSKEKKIAYS
- a CDS encoding polysaccharide deacetylase family protein, whose translation is MILVYTHKLTPRVRYIFKHIITRTLLIPVSFTTRIEEFVAHSGPKLTYTKAPLGNEFFIKSNDLLFEQGVNDLEISVQKWDDVPCFFTTNKKALIPFDIFAASFYLITRYEEYLPHVKDIHGRFTAEQSLAFKHQFLEKPIVDIWAYKFLNILKERFPDYTYTQRAYNYISTIDIDNAFAYKHKSLIRTVGGFFNDLFKFKLLEVWNRFTVVWGLKKDPFDTFDKILRLRKEYNVKTIFFFLIGDYSTFDTNVSASKMKYKLLIKEMVDYARVGLHPSYFTMQNAVLLKKEKERLEAITNMPVSRSRQHYLRFSLPETYQNLIDLEIEEDYSMGYASNVGFRASTCTPFYFYDLDFEIQTPLKVFPFALMDTTLNDYMKLTPKQSLGRIRDLKNEVKAVNGTFITLFHNENLSDYLRWKGWKRLYESMLKIATS
- a CDS encoding asparagine synthase C-terminal domain-containing protein, with the protein product MNITLKHNKGFKWYKNDSLFFKGYFYINAIFYEKENAVNYLSSVRTTSDFKELLKNINGVFTLLFSDKNKVFIASDITRSFPIFYTFQNNKLFLSDDIFYLKDTFNLDTFDALSEIEFKACNHTHGKKTLLTNVFQVQASEYLIIKNDEIIESNFFYSYAIKKESSDPYTTLKKKAIDAFENTIKRFINSLNNRTVVIPLSGGFDSRFIAVMLKKYNYKNVFCYTYGRKDSFEIENSKNTAEALNFKWIFIEYNSQIIDGFLETSAFKEYAHFAGKLSSMPNLQEYFAVNYLKENNLIAEDSIFIPGYAGDLLGGSQFLKVIPENLNHTDIADLIIEQKFTNYPLSASNKKIFKRQVKKQLTHIDDNYVEKIPSSVFEDFDLKEKIAKYIFNSANFYTYFGFEHRFPFWDKELLDFFKKVPVKNKLMKTFFDAILINEYFKKYNVYFESELQPSEKNINIQKVKNKIKPFLPTFIKQQFLEKNDWVNYKPLTDKMLKSLNLNKLKVEKSSKEYNEIITQWYLYFSKNKIK
- a CDS encoding tetratricopeptide repeat protein; translated protein: MVLFLLFASFFSCDKKPEYKEIETSKSVFLSGELIPDSHFLGDKKCKECHQNEFKKWEGSHHDKAMQIADSVTVLADFNNHTFTSQGVTSNFFKKGEDFYVNTDGPDGKNHDYKIVYTFGITPLQQYIVQFPDGHYQCLRTAWDSVKNKWFDLYPDFKVVHSEWLHWSRGGLNWNNMCSDCHSTNVRKNYEQETHSYNTKFALINVSCEACHGPGKEHVTAEENLGEKYVANGSFQMTSDTAPKELVDECARCHMRREQFSEAFNFEGTMLDHYYPQLLEERLYQADGQILDEDYVYGSFVQSKMYQNNVTCTNCHDAHSLKLKFDGNKLCAQCHVAENYDTPKHHFHPQNTESSKCINCHMPGRYYMGNDFRRDHSFRVPRPDLSVKYGTPNACTGCHKDKDDVWAAKNFTKLFGEVDSVHFSDKLAPGITMQPGAHEGLIDLMHDKQQPEIVRASATKALSNYNIPSSIQEYLNLLKDESALVRGASVDVLSTINTKDYTSYFLPLLNDPKRTIRIKAFFGLAVMDESEIPEFYKESYQKVKKEFFTNLKTNADFVGSRIKKGDYYNKKGNIVEAIKNYENALAIDNINNQIRINLATLYYNNKQYEKAEKAFKTVIEQEPEYGPVYYSLALMYGELNRVDDAIAQLKTAIKVMPDNIRFYYNLGLLYDKNQDLKNAEKTIVAGLKIDPNNESLLYALAYIYSKSSQKEKAKNIVLRLIQLYPNNQQYRSFLNSL
- a CDS encoding DapH/DapD/GlmU-related protein; protein product: MFKKIDFLFFGWIINWLYPKYYRPKYSYQRYYILFFHYLIPQKLFRLNPKVKWPVHFTSKVLAPENIQKGILCDPGDNYNNYIQANNGIIFGSNIELGPGVSIISSNHKSDNLREHTKGKPITIGNNVWIGANSTVLPEVSIGDNVIIGANSLVNKDIPSNSIAVGNPCKVIKQKESYTEDLSAIIFNKKLPKKFDEFLNSKASTTL
- a CDS encoding YjjG family noncanonical pyrimidine nucleotidase, which translates into the protein MEMKQIQHVFFDLDHTLWDFEKNSDLTFRKVFDKQNITLDLNSFLEVYKPLNLEYWKLYREEKVTKEELRYGRLKKTFDAVSYSISDALIDVIAIEYIEFLPDFNHLFEHTFEILDYLKGKYQLHIITNGFEEVQTKKMQSSNILQYFNAVITSESVGVKKPNPKVFEYALESTKALKENSIMIGDNIEADIEGAINVGMHAIHFNSEGLEINSNNFRSIKCLLEIKQYL